The following proteins are co-located in the Oceanotoga teriensis genome:
- a CDS encoding PD-(D/E)XK nuclease family protein — MKTAKIMKINEKHFDYITNEIKEKYEKDPFEFLFIGSSGFYVKQIADELSKKTNKTLNRDAFRVINQYITELLLNYEPNSTYIDRDFLKVYIENEIGNLVKQFKNDDDEFSSYLQVISKSQKSTEYILNIFEKKWEISRVEQNQPQNEDILKYSELYRNIDDSIDPESNLIKLYKKIEKSLEDFLNQKFDNSKTFQKNFDPISVYKWFYNEFPEILKSERKEKLGKTLIISGFFDMTPIMAKVLKCLFSLFDDVYFYIWEDVMDRGFNSLTSVYEFLKDSDFEIKHNYMGINKLFKEKNISIYQTSDSISEMENISKEIKKKILYENLSPYDFAIITPDNSSANMFADYLNEIKVPYRFKNDIPLSQSRIVIKLLQPLKTVVRGYEVEDMMAMIETGYAGDSELTMEEIESYLRHLDLLYSEVKTSFAQRKASWFNALKEEKNKILSNYKQTEEKERYEKTLNELNSLEIVFNNLFDILKQVKDSDKNKEGFLINTYRQLIKDWIDKDIINLNIFSDDELNKNQSIISEYNALNYFEQFLLKTEESLEKILKKNKKKRIKLDEYFRIISDLTEIETYRDSERYHNTVEIMNLNDSRFIHKKYKYYINFSEDFYPLITINPFLSSMLDNGTKLAKTNEKVQRRNLLISMAFAENIIFSYPISTLGGKTILPSMYEKEFIKLFKITPKKLYSEKRQVLPQNADEIYSFNEALLYYLINDIKTNDDDLKNSKENIKEIKNHIKNTLWNSRNSISIKNISHNKISSYIDCPFKFYMSYIAGIKGDIDFSIFATGNLKHKIMEKLFKKYPDFSQMREKYFNEDELLEEIKKIANQEWDDTINKGLEKYEAIKVVEIEKISEELLVSIGHILNKYIEIRKNMELNYDKVIKTELRVDTDINIGKYKNINLTTRIDRLDITSGDYSYIGFEGKDSFLDELKQGTYSILDYKNGSSFQSEQLLIYYIGLIHSEEWKNKINDNIYLKFQPLTIKDNGPTKNMQNKFIKIQKNIAIIKQKGNSKNFIGFGLYEFYDWLEKTIDSISNSDFTPIAQRDRIHKRFLEEMQEKYNTYSNETYYECDKCQYKKICSIMQYLDNFKIKESWFTK, encoded by the coding sequence ATGAAAACCGCCAAAATAATGAAAATAAATGAAAAACATTTTGATTATATTACAAACGAAATAAAAGAAAAATACGAAAAAGATCCTTTTGAATTTCTTTTCATAGGATCCTCTGGATTTTATGTAAAACAAATTGCTGATGAATTATCAAAAAAAACAAATAAAACACTTAACAGAGATGCTTTTAGGGTTATAAACCAATATATAACAGAACTTCTTTTAAATTATGAACCAAATTCTACTTATATTGATAGAGATTTTTTAAAAGTCTATATAGAAAATGAAATTGGAAACCTTGTAAAACAATTTAAAAATGATGATGATGAATTTTCTTCTTATCTACAAGTCATATCAAAGTCTCAAAAATCAACAGAATATATATTAAATATATTCGAAAAAAAATGGGAAATATCAAGAGTTGAACAAAATCAACCACAAAATGAAGACATATTGAAATACTCAGAATTATACAGAAATATAGATGATTCAATAGATCCTGAATCAAACTTAATAAAACTGTATAAAAAAATAGAAAAAAGTTTAGAAGATTTCTTAAATCAAAAATTCGATAATTCAAAAACTTTTCAAAAAAATTTTGATCCTATAAGTGTTTATAAATGGTTTTATAACGAATTTCCAGAAATATTAAAATCCGAAAGAAAAGAAAAATTGGGAAAAACATTGATAATATCTGGTTTTTTTGATATGACTCCAATAATGGCAAAAGTTTTAAAATGCTTATTCTCTTTATTTGATGATGTATATTTTTATATATGGGAAGATGTAATGGATAGAGGTTTTAATTCATTGACTTCAGTATATGAATTTTTAAAGGATTCCGATTTTGAAATAAAACATAATTATATGGGCATAAATAAATTATTTAAAGAAAAAAATATATCTATATATCAAACTTCAGATTCAATATCTGAAATGGAAAATATTTCAAAAGAAATAAAAAAGAAGATCCTTTATGAAAATTTGAGTCCTTATGATTTTGCAATCATAACACCAGATAATTCATCTGCAAATATGTTTGCAGATTATTTAAATGAAATAAAAGTACCTTATAGATTCAAAAATGATATTCCATTATCTCAAAGTAGAATAGTTATAAAATTATTACAACCCTTAAAAACCGTAGTAAGAGGATATGAAGTAGAAGATATGATGGCGATGATAGAAACAGGATATGCAGGTGATTCTGAACTAACTATGGAAGAAATAGAATCTTATTTAAGACATTTAGATCTTCTATATTCAGAAGTAAAAACCTCTTTTGCACAAAGAAAAGCTTCTTGGTTTAATGCATTAAAAGAAGAAAAAAATAAAATACTTTCAAATTATAAACAAACAGAAGAAAAAGAGAGGTATGAAAAAACTTTAAATGAATTAAATTCTTTAGAAATAGTATTCAATAATTTATTTGATATATTAAAACAAGTAAAAGATTCTGACAAAAATAAAGAAGGATTTTTAATAAATACTTATAGACAACTCATAAAAGATTGGATAGATAAAGATATCATAAACCTTAATATATTTTCGGATGATGAATTAAACAAAAACCAATCGATAATAAGTGAATACAATGCATTAAATTATTTTGAACAATTTCTTTTAAAAACAGAAGAATCTCTTGAAAAAATATTAAAAAAGAATAAAAAGAAAAGAATAAAATTAGATGAATATTTCAGAATAATATCTGATTTAACTGAAATCGAAACTTATAGAGATTCTGAAAGATATCATAATACCGTTGAAATAATGAACTTAAATGATTCAAGATTCATACATAAAAAATATAAATATTATATAAATTTTTCAGAAGATTTTTATCCATTAATAACAATAAATCCATTTCTTTCTTCAATGTTAGACAATGGAACAAAACTTGCAAAAACCAATGAAAAAGTTCAAAGAAGAAATCTTTTAATTTCTATGGCTTTTGCTGAAAATATAATTTTCTCATATCCAATCTCAACATTGGGAGGTAAAACAATACTTCCTTCTATGTACGAAAAAGAATTCATAAAATTATTTAAAATCACTCCAAAGAAATTATACTCAGAAAAAAGACAAGTTCTTCCACAAAATGCTGATGAAATATACTCTTTTAATGAAGCTTTATTATATTATTTGATAAATGATATAAAAACAAATGATGATGATTTAAAAAATTCTAAAGAAAATATAAAAGAAATAAAAAATCATATAAAAAATACTCTATGGAATTCAAGAAACTCAATATCTATAAAAAATATATCTCATAATAAAATATCAAGTTATATAGACTGTCCTTTTAAATTTTATATGAGTTATATAGCTGGTATAAAAGGAGATATTGATTTCTCTATTTTTGCAACAGGTAATCTTAAACATAAAATCATGGAAAAATTATTTAAAAAATATCCTGATTTTTCTCAAATGAGAGAAAAATATTTCAATGAAGATGAACTACTTGAAGAAATTAAAAAAATAGCCAATCAAGAATGGGATGATACCATAAATAAAGGACTTGAAAAATATGAAGCTATAAAAGTTGTTGAGATTGAAAAAATCTCTGAAGAGCTTTTAGTTTCTATAGGTCATATATTAAATAAATATATTGAAATTAGAAAAAATATGGAATTAAATTATGATAAGGTGATAAAAACAGAATTGAGAGTAGACACTGATATCAATATAGGCAAATACAAAAATATAAATTTAACAACAAGAATAGACAGACTTGATATAACCTCAGGAGACTATTCATACATAGGTTTTGAAGGAAAAGATAGTTTTTTAGATGAATTAAAACAAGGAACTTATTCTATATTAGATTATAAAAACGGTTCAAGTTTCCAAAGTGAACAATTATTAATATACTATATTGGTTTAATTCATTCAGAAGAATGGAAAAATAAAATAAATGATAACATATACTTAAAATTTCAGCCTTTAACGATAAAAGATAATGGTCCTACAAAGAATATGCAAAATAAATTTATAAAAATACAAAAAAATATTGCCATAATAAAACAAAAAGGAAATTCAAAAAATTTTATTGGATTTGGTTTATATGAATTTTATGATTGGCTTGAAAAAACGATTGATTCTATATCAAATTCTGATTTTACTCCAATAGCTCAAAGAGATAGGATACATAAAAGATTTTTAGAAGAAATGCAAGAAAAATATAATACATATTCAAATGAAACATATTATGAATGTGACAAATGCCAATACAAAAAAATATGTTCAATAATGCAATATTTAGACAATTTTAAAATAAAAGAGAGTTGGTTTACAAAATGA